In one bacterium genomic region, the following are encoded:
- a CDS encoding M55 family metallopeptidase, with amino-acid sequence MKVYIGTDMEGIAGIVDRAQISPPGLDLDRGRRLLTEETNAAIRGARAAGATEVVVSGGHGGNGMRNIIDERLHEAAWLVSGDTRRSMMEGLDASFQAVVLIGYHTRHGRHGVLDHTITARDIYEIRVRGRPIGEIGLNGLAAGRHGVPVVLVSGDDRLSAETREWFPWAVPVVVKHAIGRHAARCMHPARAQRLIEQATADALGSLDRMRPLTAAPPVAVEVQFKRTAHADEAERAPGAERADDCTVRTNAPDAGAALRFVQTCIKLGAIAQNAPMR; translated from the coding sequence GTGAAAGTCTATATCGGCACGGACATGGAGGGGATCGCGGGCATCGTGGATCGGGCGCAGATCTCACCCCCGGGCCTGGATCTCGATCGGGGGCGGCGGCTGCTCACCGAGGAGACCAACGCCGCGATACGCGGCGCGCGCGCGGCGGGGGCCACCGAGGTGGTGGTCTCAGGCGGTCACGGCGGCAACGGCATGCGCAACATCATCGACGAACGGCTGCACGAGGCGGCGTGGCTCGTCAGCGGGGACACCCGCAGGTCGATGATGGAGGGGCTCGACGCGAGCTTCCAGGCGGTGGTGCTGATCGGGTACCACACGCGGCACGGACGGCACGGCGTCCTCGATCACACGATCACCGCGCGGGACATCTACGAGATCAGGGTGCGGGGCCGCCCGATCGGCGAGATCGGGCTGAACGGTCTCGCCGCGGGGCGGCACGGCGTGCCCGTGGTGTTGGTCAGCGGTGACGACCGGCTCTCGGCCGAGACGCGGGAATGGTTCCCGTGGGCCGTGCCGGTCGTTGTGAAGCACGCGATCGGTCGGCACGCGGCGCGGTGCATGCATCCGGCGCGCGCCCAGCGTCTCATCGAGCAGGCGACCGCGGACGCGTTGGGGAGCCTGGATCGTATGCGTCCGCTCACCGCCGCGCCGCCGGTGGCGGTGGAGGTGCAGTTCAAGCGCACGGCGCATGCCGACGAGGCCGAGCGCGCCCCCGGCGCGGAGCGGGCGGACGATTGTACCGTGCGCACGAATGCGCCCGACGCTGGCGCCGCGCTGCGGTTCGTGCAGACGTGCATCAAGCTGGGCGCCATCGCGCAAAACGCGCCGATGCGCTGA